A stretch of Garra rufa chromosome 11, GarRuf1.0, whole genome shotgun sequence DNA encodes these proteins:
- the ompa gene encoding olfactory marker protein a, whose amino-acid sequence MGSEMELNFTEDLQLTEVMRLRVQSLQQKGQKRQDGERLLLPHESVYRLDFSDQDLTFCRWNVSLQGTGRFTVTGICQLWTPDLTNLMTRQLLEPIGQFWRNAGDPEDSPIKCLEADIQEFGERIAELAKVRKVMYFLFAFKEGSTKEKISCTVTFNKNC is encoded by the coding sequence ATGGGTTCAGAAATGGAGCTGAACTTCACAGAGGACCTGCAGCTGACGGAGGTGATGCGTCTCAGGGTCCAGTCGCTTCAGCAGAAGGGCCAGAAGCGGCAGGACGGCGAGAGGCTGCTGCTCCCGCATGAATCTGTCTATCGGCTGGACTTCAGCGATCAGGATCTGACCTTCTGCCGCTGGAACGTCAGCCTGCAGGGAACGGGACGCTTCACCGTCACCGGGATCTGCCAGCTCTGGACGCCTGACCTGACCAACCTGATGACCAGACAGCTGCTGGAGCCCATCGGACAGTTCTGGAGGAACGCCGGGGATCCAGAGGATTCGCCCATTAAATGTCTGGAAGCGGATATTCAGGAGTTTGGAGAGAGGATCGCGGAGTTGGCAAAGGTGCGGAAAGTTATGTACTTTCTGTTCGCTTTCAAGGAGGGGTCGACAAAAGAGAAAATCTCCTGCACTGTGACCTTTAACAAAAACTGTTAA